A single window of Streptomyces griseoviridis DNA harbors:
- a CDS encoding NAD(P)/FAD-dependent oxidoreductase, translating into MTEQYEVIVVGGGTAGLSAGLVLGRARRRTLVVDAGEPRNAPAAHLHGYLSRDGMAPDEFLAVGREEIARYGVELVRDRAVDAERDGPGFAVTLAGGRTVRGRALVVATGLKDELPRVPGLAERFGRDVLHCPYCHGWEVRDQPFGVLATGPLGVHQALMVSQWSKDVVFFPHQVAEAEFTDVDLRRLAAAGIDVVPGEVAGLEVTDDRLTGVRLADGTVHERSVLFAAPRPVPRGELLAKLGAELRETPFGAYPVIDERGLTTVPGLWAVGNAGGFAEQLINAASRGYRAGAAINGELLFADIDAAAGV; encoded by the coding sequence ATGACCGAGCAGTACGAAGTGATCGTGGTCGGCGGCGGGACGGCCGGGCTCTCGGCCGGGCTGGTCCTCGGCCGGGCCAGGCGCAGGACCCTGGTCGTCGACGCGGGCGAGCCGCGCAACGCGCCCGCCGCCCATCTGCACGGCTATCTGTCCAGGGACGGCATGGCGCCGGACGAGTTCCTGGCCGTCGGCCGCGAGGAGATCGCCCGGTACGGGGTCGAGCTGGTCCGCGACCGCGCGGTGGACGCGGAGCGGGACGGACCGGGCTTCGCCGTGACGCTGGCCGGCGGGCGGACGGTGCGGGGGCGGGCGCTGGTGGTCGCGACCGGGCTCAAGGACGAGCTGCCGCGGGTCCCGGGGCTCGCGGAGCGGTTCGGCCGGGATGTGCTGCACTGCCCGTACTGCCACGGCTGGGAGGTGCGCGACCAGCCCTTCGGGGTGCTCGCCACCGGCCCGCTCGGCGTGCACCAGGCGCTGATGGTGTCGCAGTGGTCGAAGGACGTGGTGTTCTTCCCGCACCAGGTCGCCGAGGCCGAGTTCACCGACGTCGACCTGCGCAGGCTCGCCGCCGCCGGCATCGACGTGGTGCCGGGCGAGGTCGCCGGTCTCGAGGTCACCGACGACCGGCTGACCGGCGTACGGCTCGCCGACGGCACCGTCCACGAGCGGTCGGTGCTGTTCGCCGCCCCGCGCCCGGTGCCGCGGGGCGAGCTGCTCGCCAAGCTGGGCGCCGAGCTGCGCGAGACCCCGTTCGGCGCCTACCCGGTGATCGACGAGCGAGGTCTGACGACCGTGCCGGGGCTGTGGGCGGTGGGCAACGCGGGCGGCTTCGCCGAGCAGCTGATCAACGCGGCGAGCCGCGGCTACCGGGCGGGCGCCGCGATCAACGGCGAACTCCTCTTCGCCGACATCGACGCCGCCGCCGGGGTGTAG
- a CDS encoding ATP-dependent DNA ligase encodes MLLSRLAQVSQEVAATSARSRKTALLAELFRDADADDVPIVIPYLAGRLPQGRLGIGWKVLGRPVPPAPEPTLTVRGTDARLTALGQVSGAGSQAERARLVEELMGAATAGEQRFLLGLLTGEVRQGALDAVAVEGLAQATGAPAAEVRRAVMLAGSLQAVARALLADGPPALERFRLTVGRPVQPMLAQSASSVAEAVGRLGGCAVEEKLDGIRVQVHRDGDTVRVYTRTLDDITDRLPEVTAAARELAGERFILDGEVISFDAAGRPRSFQETAGRVGSRVDVPAAAGAVPVSPVFFDVLSVDGRDLLDLPFAERHTELARLVPGEMRVRRLAATGPQDVPDAERFLADSLARGHEGVVVKGLDAPYSAGRRGASWLKVKPVHTLDLVVLAAEWGHGRRTGRLSNLHLGARADDGSFVMLGKTFKGMTDATLAWQTERLQELAVRDDGHVVRVRPELVVEIAYDGLQRSTRYPAGVTLRFARLVRYREDKRPEDADTVGTLLAAHPGVLP; translated from the coding sequence ATGCTGCTCTCCCGGCTGGCCCAGGTGTCCCAGGAGGTCGCCGCCACGTCGGCGCGGTCCCGCAAGACCGCGCTGCTCGCCGAGCTGTTCAGGGACGCCGACGCGGACGACGTGCCGATCGTCATCCCGTACCTCGCGGGCAGGCTGCCGCAGGGCCGCCTCGGCATCGGCTGGAAGGTGCTCGGCAGACCCGTCCCGCCCGCACCTGAGCCCACCCTGACGGTGCGCGGCACCGACGCGCGGCTGACCGCGCTCGGCCAGGTCTCGGGCGCCGGGTCGCAGGCCGAACGGGCGCGGCTGGTCGAGGAGTTGATGGGCGCGGCGACCGCCGGCGAACAGCGGTTCCTGCTCGGCCTGCTCACCGGTGAGGTGCGCCAGGGCGCCCTGGACGCCGTCGCGGTGGAGGGGCTGGCCCAGGCCACCGGGGCGCCCGCCGCCGAGGTGCGGCGGGCGGTGATGCTGGCGGGCTCGCTCCAGGCGGTGGCGCGGGCGCTGCTCGCGGACGGCCCGCCCGCCCTCGAACGGTTCCGGCTCACCGTCGGCCGGCCGGTGCAGCCGATGCTCGCGCAGAGCGCGTCCTCGGTCGCCGAGGCCGTCGGCAGGCTCGGGGGGTGCGCGGTGGAGGAGAAGCTCGACGGCATCCGGGTCCAGGTGCACCGGGACGGCGACACGGTCCGCGTCTACACCCGCACCCTCGACGACATCACCGACCGGCTCCCCGAAGTGACGGCGGCGGCACGGGAGTTGGCGGGCGAGCGGTTCATCCTCGACGGCGAGGTGATCTCGTTCGACGCGGCCGGGCGGCCCCGCTCCTTCCAGGAGACCGCGGGGCGGGTCGGCTCCCGCGTGGACGTGCCGGCGGCGGCCGGCGCGGTGCCCGTCTCCCCCGTCTTCTTCGACGTCCTGTCCGTCGACGGCCGCGACCTGCTGGATCTGCCGTTCGCCGAGCGCCACACGGAGCTGGCCCGGCTGGTGCCCGGCGAGATGCGGGTACGGCGGCTGGCGGCCACCGGGCCCCAGGACGTGCCGGACGCCGAACGGTTCCTCGCCGACAGCCTGGCGCGCGGCCACGAGGGCGTCGTGGTGAAGGGGCTCGACGCGCCCTACAGCGCGGGCCGCAGGGGCGCGTCCTGGCTGAAGGTCAAGCCCGTGCACACCCTCGACCTGGTGGTGCTGGCCGCCGAGTGGGGCCACGGCCGGCGCACCGGACGGCTCTCCAACCTGCACCTCGGCGCCCGCGCGGACGACGGCTCGTTCGTGATGCTCGGCAAGACCTTCAAGGGCATGACGGACGCGACGCTCGCCTGGCAGACCGAGCGCCTCCAGGAGCTTGCCGTGCGGGACGACGGGCACGTGGTGCGGGTCCGCCCCGAACTCGTCGTCGAGATCGCCTACGACGGCCTCCAGCGCTCCACCCGCTACCCGGCGGGTGTCACGCTGCGCTTCGCGCGGCTGGTCCGCTACCGCGAGGACAAGCGGCCCGAGGACGCCGACACGGTCGGTACGCTGCTCGCCGCCCACCCGGGGGTCCTGCCGTGA
- a CDS encoding NUDIX domain-containing protein, with product MTGRHSAGLLLLRRTGDDGLEVLLGHMGGPFFARRDAGAWTVPKGEYEPGEESAWDAARREFREELGLAPPDGPALPLGEVVQRGGKTVTAWAVEADLDPAAVVPGTFRMEWPPKSGRLQDFPELDRVAWFTPDRAREVIVTAQATFLDRLAEHSP from the coding sequence GTGACCGGGCGGCACAGCGCCGGCCTCCTGCTGCTGCGGCGCACCGGCGACGACGGCCTCGAAGTGCTGCTCGGGCACATGGGCGGCCCGTTCTTCGCCCGGCGGGACGCGGGCGCGTGGACCGTGCCCAAGGGCGAGTACGAGCCGGGCGAGGAGTCGGCGTGGGACGCGGCCCGCCGGGAGTTCCGCGAGGAGCTGGGGCTCGCGCCGCCCGACGGTCCGGCGCTGCCGCTGGGCGAGGTCGTCCAGCGCGGCGGCAAGACCGTCACGGCCTGGGCGGTGGAGGCCGACCTCGACCCGGCGGCGGTCGTCCCCGGTACGTTCCGGATGGAGTGGCCGCCGAAGTCCGGGCGGCTCCAGGACTTCCCCGAGCTTGACCGGGTGGCCTGGTTCACGCCCGACCGGGCCCGCGAGGTGATCGTCACCGCGCAGGCGACGTTTCTCGACCGGCTGGCGGAGCACTCGCCCTGA
- a CDS encoding NADP-dependent succinic semialdehyde dehydrogenase has protein sequence MAIATVNPATGETLTTFEALDEQELERRLQLAEATFRTYRTTSFADRARLLNRAADLLDEDREDVARTMTTEMGKPLAQARAEAAKCAKAMRWYAEHAESLLADEVPAERDVKDSGGSRALVRCRPLGPVLAVMPWNFPLWQVMRFAAPALMAGNVGLLKHASNVPRTALWLEDLLRRAGFPEGCFQTLLVGSGAIDAILRDDRVKAATLTGSEPAGRAVAATAGEMIKKTVLELGGSDPFVVMPSADLDRAAETAVTARVQNNGQSCIAAKRFIVHADVYDAFVERFVAGMAALTVGDPMAEGTDVGPLASEQGRADLEELVDDARRGGADVLCGGERPDRPGWWYPPTVLAGITREMRIHREEAFGPVATLYRAGDLDEAVLIANDSPFGLSSNVWTRQEAEVERFVRDLEAGGVFVNGMTASHPAFPFGGVKRSGYGRELAGQGIREFCNITTVWHGA, from the coding sequence ATGGCCATCGCGACGGTGAACCCGGCGACCGGCGAGACGCTCACCACGTTCGAGGCGCTCGACGAGCAGGAGCTGGAACGCAGGCTCCAGCTCGCCGAAGCCACCTTCCGCACCTACCGGACCACGTCGTTCGCCGACCGCGCCCGGCTGCTGAACCGGGCCGCCGACCTCCTCGACGAGGACCGCGAGGACGTCGCCCGCACGATGACGACCGAGATGGGCAAACCGCTCGCGCAGGCCCGCGCGGAGGCCGCCAAGTGCGCGAAGGCGATGCGCTGGTACGCCGAGCACGCCGAGTCGCTGCTCGCCGACGAGGTGCCCGCCGAACGGGACGTGAAGGACTCGGGCGGCAGCCGCGCCCTGGTCCGCTGCCGGCCGCTCGGCCCTGTGCTCGCGGTGATGCCGTGGAACTTCCCGCTCTGGCAGGTGATGCGGTTCGCCGCGCCCGCCCTGATGGCCGGCAACGTGGGCCTGCTCAAACACGCCTCGAACGTGCCGCGCACCGCCCTCTGGCTGGAGGACCTGCTGCGCCGCGCGGGCTTCCCCGAGGGCTGCTTCCAGACCCTGCTGGTCGGGTCGGGCGCGATCGACGCGATCCTGCGCGACGACCGGGTCAAGGCGGCCACCCTGACCGGCAGCGAGCCGGCGGGACGCGCGGTCGCCGCCACCGCCGGCGAGATGATCAAGAAGACGGTGCTCGAGCTGGGCGGCAGCGACCCGTTCGTGGTGATGCCCTCGGCCGACCTCGACCGGGCCGCCGAGACCGCCGTCACCGCGCGGGTGCAGAACAACGGCCAGTCGTGCATCGCCGCCAAGCGGTTCATCGTCCACGCCGACGTCTACGACGCGTTCGTCGAGCGGTTCGTGGCGGGCATGGCGGCGCTCACCGTCGGTGACCCGATGGCGGAGGGCACGGACGTCGGACCGCTCGCCAGCGAGCAGGGGCGGGCCGATCTGGAGGAGCTGGTCGACGACGCCAGGCGCGGCGGCGCCGACGTGCTGTGCGGCGGCGAACGGCCGGACAGGCCCGGCTGGTGGTACCCGCCGACCGTGCTGGCCGGCATCACCCGGGAGATGCGCATCCACCGCGAGGAGGCCTTCGGGCCCGTCGCCACCCTGTACCGCGCCGGTGACCTGGACGAGGCCGTCCTGATCGCCAACGACTCGCCGTTCGGGCTGAGTTCCAACGTGTGGACGCGTCAGGAGGCCGAGGTGGAGCGGTTCGTGCGGGACCTGGAGGCGGGCGGGGTCTTCGTCAACGGGATGACCGCCTCCCATCCGGCGTTCCCGTTCGGCGGGGTCAAGCGGTCCGGGTACGGACGCGAACTGGCCGGGCAGGGAATCCGCGAGTTCTGCAACATCACCACCGTTTGGCACGGTGCGTGA
- a CDS encoding DUF6213 family protein: MNREVTLPLIVDDRGTLQVTAADVSKLLRTVGARWLHLVEAGEGGLDEDTVAALTIELAKLADRIDVACIAHSSGGTS; encoded by the coding sequence GTGAACCGCGAAGTGACTCTCCCCCTGATCGTCGACGACCGCGGGACCTTGCAGGTGACTGCCGCCGACGTGAGCAAGCTGCTGCGCACGGTGGGTGCCAGGTGGCTGCATCTGGTGGAGGCCGGGGAGGGCGGGCTCGACGAGGACACGGTGGCCGCGCTGACCATCGAGCTCGCCAAGCTCGCCGACCGCATCGACGTGGCGTGCATCGCCCACAGCAGCGGCGGCACGTCCTGA
- a CDS encoding transcriptional regulator: MAHTAAELLDTTVAELAPDPGANRLVPLIARGAAGPAVLQALALEQRWVIDADRRAFLHLEQRAAEEPEAAAYFRLLAGGEELARGHLAAFAAACGVDEARSRAHRPRPGCQAYPAYVSWLALNASPTDAVLAITVNFSAWGGYCATIGAALRTHYGFTAEACAFFDFFARPAPDLDESATAAVGAGLATGRLDTHLAHTYGGLLQSYEALFWDTLLQTA, from the coding sequence ATGGCGCACACCGCCGCGGAACTGCTGGACACGACCGTCGCCGAGCTGGCGCCCGATCCCGGGGCCAACCGCCTGGTGCCGCTCATCGCCCGGGGCGCGGCGGGCCCCGCCGTGCTCCAGGCGTTGGCCCTGGAACAGCGGTGGGTGATCGACGCGGATCGGCGCGCCTTCCTCCATCTGGAGCAACGCGCCGCGGAGGAACCGGAGGCGGCCGCCTACTTCCGTCTGCTGGCCGGCGGCGAGGAGCTGGCCCGGGGGCACCTGGCGGCCTTCGCGGCGGCCTGCGGCGTCGACGAGGCCCGGTCCAGGGCCCACCGCCCGAGGCCGGGCTGCCAGGCCTACCCGGCGTACGTGTCCTGGCTGGCCCTGAACGCGTCACCGACCGACGCGGTGCTGGCGATCACCGTGAACTTCTCCGCGTGGGGCGGCTACTGCGCGACCATCGGCGCCGCCCTGCGCACCCACTACGGCTTCACCGCCGAGGCGTGCGCGTTCTTCGACTTCTTCGCCCGCCCGGCCCCCGACCTCGACGAGAGCGCCACGGCGGCGGTCGGCGCGGGGCTGGCGACGGGCCGCCTCGACACCCACCTGGCGCACACCTACGGCGGCCTGCTCCAGAGCTACGAGGCGCTGTTCTGGGACACCCTGCTCCAGACGGCGTGA
- a CDS encoding type III polyketide synthase: MATLCRPSVSVPEHVITMEQTLELARSRHADHPQLPLALRLIANTGVRTRHIVQPIEETLRHPGFEQRNKLYQAEAKARVPSVIQRALDDAELLTGDIDVIIYVSCTGFMMPSLTAWLINEMDFDSTTRQLPIAQLGCAAGGAAINRAHDFCTAYPEANALIVACEFCSLCYQPTDLNIGSLLSNGLFGDGVAAAVVRGRGGEGIDLERNGSYLIPKTEDWIAYDVRATGFHFLLDKRVPATMEPLAPALQDLAALHGWDAADLDFYIVHAGGPRILDDLSKFLKVDPHAFRFSRATLTEYGNIASAVVLDALRRLFDEGGVQHRARGLLAGFGPGITAEMALGRWRTDDETT, encoded by the coding sequence ATGGCGACTTTGTGCAGACCCTCGGTGTCCGTCCCGGAGCACGTGATCACGATGGAACAGACGCTGGAGCTGGCGCGCTCCCGGCACGCCGACCATCCCCAGCTCCCGCTGGCCCTCCGGCTGATCGCGAACACCGGAGTACGCACCCGGCACATCGTGCAGCCGATCGAGGAGACCCTGAGACACCCCGGCTTCGAGCAGCGCAACAAGCTCTACCAGGCCGAGGCGAAGGCCCGGGTGCCGTCCGTCATCCAACGGGCGCTCGACGACGCCGAGCTGCTCACCGGCGACATCGACGTGATCATCTACGTCTCGTGCACGGGCTTCATGATGCCCTCGCTGACGGCCTGGCTGATCAACGAGATGGACTTCGACAGCACCACCCGGCAGCTGCCCATCGCCCAGCTCGGCTGCGCGGCGGGCGGCGCGGCGATCAACCGGGCCCACGACTTCTGCACCGCCTACCCGGAGGCGAACGCGCTCATCGTGGCCTGCGAGTTCTGCTCGCTGTGCTACCAGCCCACCGACCTCAACATCGGCTCGCTGCTCTCCAACGGCCTCTTCGGCGACGGTGTCGCGGCGGCCGTGGTGCGCGGGCGCGGCGGCGAGGGCATCGACCTGGAGCGCAACGGCTCCTACCTGATCCCCAAGACCGAGGACTGGATCGCCTACGACGTGCGGGCCACCGGCTTCCACTTCCTGCTGGACAAGCGGGTGCCCGCCACCATGGAGCCGCTCGCCCCCGCCCTCCAGGACCTGGCGGCGCTGCACGGCTGGGACGCCGCCGACCTGGACTTCTACATAGTCCACGCGGGCGGGCCCCGCATCCTCGACGACCTGAGCAAGTTCCTGAAGGTCGACCCGCACGCCTTCCGCTTCAGCCGGGCCACGCTCACCGAGTACGGCAACATCGCCAGCGCCGTCGTCCTGGACGCGCTGCGCAGGCTGTTCGACGAGGGCGGCGTCCAGCACCGGGCGCGCGGGCTGCTCGCCGGGTTCGGACCCGGTATCACCGCCGAGATGGCCCTGGGCCGCTGGCGCACGGACGACGAAACGACGTGA
- a CDS encoding cytochrome P450: MTEETITDTTLPPVRPWPALDLTGVDFDPVLTELMREGPVTRVQLPNGEGWAWLVTRYDDVRTVANDPRFSREAVMDRPVTRLAPHFIPQRGAVGFLDPPDHTRLRRTVAAAFTARGVERVRERSRALLDELVDELLQDGPPADLTATVLSPFPIAVICELMGVPAADRHSMHVWTQLILSSSHGADVSERAKREMGAYFADLIGLREGATGEDVTSLLGAAVGREEVTLDEAVGLAVLLQIGGEAVTNNSGQMFYLLLTRPDLVERLRAEPGIRPRAIDELLRFVPHRNAVGLSRIALEDVEIRGVTIREGDPIYVSYLAANRDPEVFPDPETIDFARDPNPHVSFGFGPHYCPGGMLARLESELLVDVLLERVPGLRLAVPAHEVPFRKGALIRGPEALPVTW; encoded by the coding sequence ATGACCGAAGAGACGATCACCGACACCACCCTGCCCCCGGTCCGGCCCTGGCCGGCCCTCGATCTGACCGGCGTCGACTTCGACCCGGTCCTCACCGAGCTGATGCGCGAGGGTCCCGTCACCCGCGTCCAGCTCCCCAACGGCGAGGGCTGGGCCTGGCTGGTCACCCGCTACGACGACGTCAGGACGGTGGCCAACGACCCGCGCTTCAGCCGCGAGGCCGTCATGGACCGGCCCGTCACCCGGCTCGCCCCGCACTTCATCCCGCAGCGGGGCGCGGTCGGCTTCCTCGACCCGCCCGACCACACCCGGCTGCGCCGCACGGTCGCCGCCGCGTTCACGGCGCGCGGCGTGGAGCGGGTCAGGGAGAGATCCCGGGCGCTGCTCGACGAACTGGTCGACGAACTCCTCCAGGACGGCCCGCCCGCCGACCTGACGGCGACCGTCCTCAGCCCGTTCCCGATCGCGGTGATCTGCGAGCTGATGGGGGTGCCGGCCGCCGACCGGCACTCCATGCACGTCTGGACGCAGCTGATCCTGTCGTCCTCGCACGGCGCCGACGTCAGCGAGCGGGCCAAACGCGAGATGGGCGCCTACTTCGCCGATCTGATCGGGCTGCGGGAGGGCGCCACGGGCGAGGACGTCACCTCGCTGCTCGGCGCGGCCGTCGGGCGCGAGGAGGTGACCCTCGACGAGGCGGTGGGCCTCGCGGTGCTGCTCCAGATCGGCGGCGAGGCGGTCACCAACAACAGCGGCCAGATGTTCTACCTGCTGCTCACCCGGCCCGATCTGGTCGAACGGCTGCGCGCCGAACCGGGGATCAGGCCGAGGGCCATCGACGAACTGCTGCGGTTCGTCCCGCACCGCAACGCGGTCGGGCTGTCCCGCATCGCCCTGGAGGACGTGGAGATCAGGGGCGTGACGATCCGCGAGGGCGACCCGATCTATGTGTCGTACCTGGCGGCCAACCGAGACCCCGAGGTCTTCCCCGACCCGGAGACGATCGACTTCGCGCGCGACCCCAACCCGCACGTGTCGTTCGGCTTCGGACCGCACTACTGCCCCGGCGGCATGCTGGCCAGGCTGGAGTCGGAGCTGCTCGTCGACGTGCTCCTGGAACGCGTCCCGGGGCTGCGGCTCGCCGTGCCCGCGCACGAAGTGCCGTTCCGCAAGGGCGCGTTGATCCGGGGACCCGAGGCCCTGCCGGTGACGTGGTGA